The nucleotide sequence TTATTAGCTTTCTACGAGTCTCACTATTCATTCCATTACGTgatgaatttttttataatatatgcTTGTTTGTTGATTTTGGAGTAGCTGCATTGTTGTCTCCATGGCTGGATGCAGAAGATTATAGAATTTTGGagattaatttgatttgattttaaaagttttaattGGGACTGTTAAATAAAATTGTCAAGTGTTGTTCAGATGATACTTAACAGATCACATAAATTTTGTTTAACTGTGTTAGTTAAAATAGATAGAAAAACTAACGTGATTAATTAAAAGAGAAAGTCTAGGGCCAGTAGATTTTGTAGTTTTTAGCCATCAATTAGCTATCAAttatgtttttaatggtgtgagattgcatctaatggtgtagaatcattcaattttcttttgatgattaaatactgaccaaaatttaacaaaagtgctgcccctagcactcctctaattaaaaatatttttaaaacgagtttaattaaaaaaaaatttggagatTAAAATAGAAATGATGGGATCTTTCAAATgctaatttaattatttacttttaattgattattttgagTTTGAGGTTGGGGAATATGATTAATTATTATGACATGTGAATAGGGCTGAAATCATAAAAGCACAAAATGGTGGAGAGCAAATTAAAGTGGAAACAGAACAGAACCAAGAATATTTTTATCAGGCCtctcctttttcttatttttatgctCATTTACGTAGAAACAAAGTTGTTTCCTTAGGTTTATTACGTGTCATTAGAAATGTTAATTGCTAGAAAGAACAACTTAAGTTGCAAGCATTACTCCTTGCTTTTATTATAATGATGAGGAGTAACACTAGTTAAGCAACATAGCTGTAGCTATTTTCATTGTCATTGCCTCGGTTTTGGAAGAGAAATTGGAAGACTTGGCACGCAAGGAACCAGAGTGTTTGCATGAAATTTTGTTGTTGAAAGAGATGGATCGATATCTCTGCTGAGGGCAAACACCATTCTCTGGGTTAGAGTTGTGCAATTCACAGCCACAGTTTTTATGGTATGGCCTGCGCTCAACATTCCTGTCCTTCGTTGATATGCTTCCTTCCATAACCCCCCGAACCATCATCATTTGAGACGCTCCAGTCGCCATTATTATTCTTTCTTCCTCTCAAACTTGTATTACAACCAAAATCTTTGTCAGGGAAGTTAGTTAATgtgatatatatatagagagagagatgaagaagaaatcaagaggagggaaattaaaataaattcagATTTTGGTTTTATTCCGAGCACGTAAATTTCGAGAGAAATTAAATTTAGTGTTGAGGGTTCTAGCATATAAGTGGAAGGTTAATCATAAGGAGACATAGATCACAAGGGAGAACAATACAAGTCTCTCTAATTTTTCTCAGTGAAAAGAACACTGGAGATTTNNNNNTATATACtttttatgtttaaatttctGTAAATATATATGCAAATTATTACCAACTAAATACTGGTATACTAGTAAAAAATAGTAAATATTTATTGTTCGTATATATGTTGCTTTGTCACTTTGTGTTGTATATCACATTAACGCGTCTTTGCTATTTTATGTGACTAGCATTGCAACTATATATGTGGTTTTGCTTCGCATGGAATTCCCCGAAGTGAAGGTTTAACTTTAACACTGAAGGGGTGGTTTCTTCTATGTGGAAATTAGTATTCTATGAACCTTTAACGTTATCACTCTAAGATAGATCCATTCTGCAGTTGGGATACtatatattatcattatattctCCATGTGTAATAATACTCATTCAAACTTTATGGCACACACATTTTAAAATCACAATGTCcgtataaaaaattataaaaatactatttatataccaaaatcagttattaaaattagctattaatgtatttgtatataaatatatatgtgatTTAATTTAGAGTAAAAGACATATcggtccctgacctttttaaaattggacattttcgtcccttaagatttgaaaatacttttaagcCCCTCACCTTGTAAAATCTAGGACAATTGAACCTCTCCGTCGATTTGGGTTGAAAAACGTCACCGGAGAAGGCTGATGTGGCTGGGGGGAGTGTGACCTGTCCGTTTAGGTTGCTAAGCTGGAGGGGGTACTAAAAATCGAAGGACAGATCGATCCCTGAGCCCATTTCACATATTGTTATTCCCATAACACCCAGAAACCATGCCTGTAATTACTGAAAACCCTACCTGAAGACAAACAGTTTCTTTCTCCCTCCAAAAAAAAAGAACGTCTTCAACTCGTTGAGAAGGTGTTGTGTGCTCAGTGGACGTTGCGGGTGGCGAAGGATTTGACAGGCTTCGTCTTGCAAGAAGGTGCCTTCTGCTACAGAGGTAAGGGTATTAGTCGAATCACACTGTTCGTTCTTGTTTAAGTATTTGGTAGAATATAATGCATGATGCATGGGTTAGTGATGATCGCTTGCTCTGTTTCGGGGAAAAGACTGGAAAAAATTCTATAGGGATTTAACTGATTTCAAATTCTCAGGCACTTGATCTAGGGTTTAATGTGTGATTGCTATATCTGTGCATAATGCAGATGGTTGATATATATGCTGTACCTGTTTTTCACCATGGAGGTCATTTTGGTAGAGGACCCGGTGGCACTCTTGAGTATATTGGTGGGAAGGTTGAGAAATTTCCAGAGATGAATTTGGACTTTGTGAATTTTGGGGATTTGGTTACACTATTCAAGGGTCTGAGGTATGCAACATACAGGGCAGTCTATTGGTATGACCCAACCAGTAATGATCTTGAGTCTGGACTGCACATACTGAGGGGGGATGCTGGAATCAATGAAATGCGAGAGAACAAGTTGAAGAATTCAAATATCAACGAGTTCTATATTTACTTCGATCACCCTGTTGATGAGCCAcagattgtggaagaagaagcTGCTACAGAACAGGGGCCGGAAGAATTTGATGATGCAGTTGATGTGGACAGTATCATGCGGGAGCTTCAGTCATCACCATCGACAGCAGGGGATGGGAATGGTAGTGGGGAGGACGAGTTGTATGAACCTCCTCCGAATGGCACTGAAACTGGTTCTGATGATGACTCCTGTAGTTGTGATGAGGAGAATGATCTTATGAAGAAAAGAAGCActgtgaaagaaaaagagaaagtgatgccaaaaaagACTGCAGAGTCAAGTGGGAACAAGAGAGGTGCTGGGAGAAAGACTGCAGCTGTGCCTAGTGGCAAAGGTACCATGCCAGCTGCCAAGCCGAAAGGAGCTGGGCCTAGTGCGAGGCCCAAAAGAACCAGGCCTACAGCCAAGACCAAAGGAAGTGTTCCTCATCACAAGCCCAAAAAAACTGGTGCTGCTGTGCATGCTGAAGAAGATGTTCCATCTGTGCAGCCCAATGACAGGCCTCCAATAGGGCTCTATGTGAATGAAGAGGAATCAGATGATGATGACCTGGTTTATGAGTATGCATATGAGGACCTTCACACACCAGTGTCATCAGAGGATGAGGGAGACAAGCATGAATTTCCAGTGTTTAATGAAGACTATGGATTTGGAGAGGGGAGGTTTGAGGTGGGTACCAAGTTTGCAACCATAGATGGCTTCAAAGAGGTTGTGAAAGATATGTTCATAGCTGAGGGGAGAGAATTGTTGTGGATAAAGAATGATAAGGAAAGGGTGAGAGTTGCATGCAGAGGTGAAAACTGTCCATGGCTGGCACATCTATCTTACAACAAGACACTGCTATGCTTCCAGGTTAAGACTTACAAGTCTGAGCACACATGTGCAAGAGATCTGGGTAGTAATGCTGCTGATCAACACTGGATCAGTAAGAAGGTGGAAAAGCGAATGGGAAGTCAACCTCATATGACAACTAATGAGGCAACTGATTTTCTCAGAGAAGAGTTTAACTTAGTTGTGCATCCGAAGATGGTATATAGGGCAGTAAAGGAAGCCAAGGAAAGGCTAGTGGGAAACGAAAAAGAACAGTATGGAAAGCTCAGGGAGTATGGGATGGAGATTCTCAAGAGTAATCCTGGGTCAACAGCAAGAATTGATGTGAAGCCTATCCCTCAGTCCCTTCCTGTCTTTGACAAGATATATATCTACTTCGAGGGCTGTAAGCAAGGCTTCAAGAGTGGATGTAGGCCTTTCATCCATCTAGACGGGGCCTTTCTTAAGACATACCATGGAGGCCAGTTACTATCAGCAGTGGCACAGGATGCCAACAATCAGTTCTATGTTGTGGCATTTGCTGTTGCAAGATCTGAGACAAAGGAATCATGGAAATGGTTCCTTACACAACTTCAGGAAGACCTGGGTGATGCCTCCCAATTCGGTTGGAACTTTATGTCCGACCAGCAAAAGGTAACATTCTTACTCTCCTTTATGTGTTTAGTTGTTGGTGTTGATAGAATTAGCCTATAACCTgcttagttgttgttgttgatagAATTAGCCTATAATCTGCTTAGTTGCTGATGTTTAGGGTAATAGCCTATAATCTGTTTATATCTTGTTGTATATTGAATTAGCATATAACATGTCTAGATGTTGGTGTTTATTGAGTTAACCTATTTGCTGTTTATTTTTTGGTGTTTATTGACTTAGCTTATAATGTGCTTAGTTGTAGAGTTTGTTAGGTTAGCCTATAATGTTGTTTAATTGTTGGTGGATCTGAGTAGGGCCTGCTGCCAGCCTTAAAAAAGGTAATGCCAAGGGCACATCATAGAAACTGTGTCATGCATATATGGAAGAACTTTATTAATAGGTTCAAAGACATGCACATTAGAGACATTGTGTGGGAGTGTGCTAGGTGTACAACTGAACCAGAATTCAAGGAGAAAATGGATAGGCTGAAGGGGGTTAACAATGCGGCATGGGAATATTTGATGAAGTTTGAACCTACCATCTGGGTTAAAGCCTATTTTAGTCATGGACCCAAGGTGGATAACCTGACTAATAATATGTGTGAAGTGTTCAATGCAAAGGTAGTAAAATACAGAGTAAAACCAGTTTTGACAATGTGTGAGGAGATTAGGTGCTACTTAATGAGAATGATGACCAAGCACATTAGATTGTTAGAACACCATAGGGGTAAGTTAGCACCAGTTCAAGAGAAAAGGTTGCAGATGAAAATAAAACCAAGCAGTAGGTGGATAGCTGAGTGGGTGGGGGACAATGAAAGAAAAAGGTTTGAGGTAACCAGAAAGAAGACGAAAGTGGACGTGGATCTAATCAAGCACACCTGTTCATGCAACACCTGGCAATTGACTGGTAAAGAGTTTAACCCTAACTAATATGTTTTCCTCGTATGTAAAATTATGCTGCTTTACATGTAACTTTTGCTGCTTATGCAGGCATGCCATGCATACATGCTATTGCTGCTATCAGAAAGAGGCATGACCAGGTTGAGGATTACGTGCATCCATGGTTGTGTATGGAGTCCATTCACAAGACGTATGCACATTGCATCAAGCCCGTTCCTAGTGAAGAATTCTGGACCACAACGGAGCAGTTGAGGCCTGCCCCGCCACCTATCAAACGGCCTATTGGGCGGCCAAAGGTGCACAACCGCAACAAGGACCCTGCTGAGGCTCATATGCAAGGAGAAAAGCTGAAAAGAAGCTTCCAGGTTACATGTAGCAAGTGCAACGAGAAAGGGCATAATTATAAAACTTGTAAAGGAGCTCCAAGCAACCCGACAACCCgaccaaagaagaagaaacccaaGAAGACAGTTGACAACTCACAAGCTCTGGTGCTGCTTCCCCTTTCAAAATCAGCCCCTCCACCAGAGGTAAGCCGGCACCCGAAAATGCTTTAGACCTCAGTTGGTTAAGCACTAATCAGCCCCTCCATTTTATGCTTCTTATTATTAGTCAGTAATACATAATTGATACTGCTTAAGCACTAATTACCCCATTTGGTTACATTGCTGTGTCTTTCTTACATAGGATCAAAATCAATCACAGGGTGAAAAAATGACTGAACCTAGTACTGGGGAGGCAGCTGGGTTTGCACCAGTTCCTGCACCATTTATGGCCCAACCTTCAGCTCCAGCACAGACTCCATTCAGACCTCCATCCCAGGTACCAAGAATGGACCAACCAGACTTCAATGCTGCTGCACATACTTTCAGACCCAAGCAACCAATTGTTCGACCACCAACAAGTGCAAATCCACCAACAAATCCAACACCACACACAAAAAAAACTCCAACCAGCAGGGGACCCTCGAAGGAGACCATGAAAGCAGCTACCAGTGCCACAAAGAGAATTCTCAAGCCTCAGAAGAAGTGAACAAAGCAGCATGATTTCTGTGTTTTGTTTTTGGCTAGTTATTAGCATGACATTAGACAATGCTTATTAGCAAAGTAATCTTGGCAAACTTGTTTACATGCCAACCAGAAATTATCATATTTTGGAGTTAACTCATGCTGTTTAGCTATGTTTTGGATTAAATCAGATACAATGTCATTCTAACGTTTTGCTTTTAATCTATCCGAAATTACTATCTTGTTTAATGCCTGGAATAATGTCTGAATGTTCTAAATTATATGCATGCAGCAACAAGAAATTCCAAAAAAACATACATACAGCAACCACAACAAATTCCATGTACATCAATCATTTTTACATCAATTCCAACCTCCATCCAGGTACCAAGAATGGACCAACCAGACTTCAATGCTGCTGCACATACTTTCAGACCCAAGCAACCAATTGTTCGACCACCAACAAGTGCAAATCCACCAACAAATCCAACACCACACACAAAAAAAACTCCAACCAGCGGGGGACCCTCGAAGGAGACCATGAAAGCAGCTACCAGTGCCACAAAGAGAATTCTCAAGCCTCAGAAGAAGTGAACAAAGCAGCATGATTTCTGTGTTTTGTTTTTGGCTAGTTATTAGCATGACATTAGACAATGCTTATTAGCAAAGTAATCTTGGCAAACTTGTTTACATGCCAACCAGAAATTATGATATTTTGGAGTTAACTCATGCTGTTTAGCTATGTTTTGGATTAAATCAGATACAATGTCATTCTAACGTTTTGCTTTTAATCTATCCGAAATTACTATCTTGTTTAATGCCTGGAATAATGTCTGAATGTTCTAAATTATATGCATGCAGCAACAAGAAATTCCAAAAAAACATACATACAGCAACCAAAACAAATTCCATGTACGTCAATCATTTTTACATCAATTCCATGTACATCAACCATTTTTACATCAACCATTACAACCAATTCCATGAACATCAATCATTTTTACACCCTAAACATACATACAGCTACAACAACAACTACTACACCAATCACAATTATATGCCACAAACTCAATTTTTTTTTGGCTTTCCATAGACAACAGCTTCCTCTCCAACTCTTCTACTTTTTTCTCAATATCCTTATTTCGGAGCAGCTGTTCTTCAATGGCTACTCTATCAGCTTCATCCACCGCACCCAAGGCTTCAAACTCGACGGCCCTAATTTTTTTCAAATGTTCATCCAGCCAGATAAAGTACCGGCAATACGGTTCTTTAGCCTGGAACAAAATTTCAGTGAATCACCCATTAACACCCAGCAC is from Arachis ipaensis cultivar K30076 chromosome B01, Araip1.1, whole genome shotgun sequence and encodes:
- the LOC110267301 gene encoding uncharacterized protein LOC110267301, which produces MPRAHHRNCVMHIWKNFINRFKDMHIRDIVWECARCTTEPEFKEKMDRLKGVNNAAWEYLMKFEPTIWVKAYFSHGPKVDNLTNNMCEVFNAKVVKYRVKPVLTMCEEIRCYLMRMMTKHIRLLEHHRGKLAPVQEKRLQMKIKPSSRWIAEWVGDNERKRFEVTRKKTKVDVDLIKHTCSCNTWQLTGMPCIHAIAAIRKRHDQVEDYVHPWLCMESIHKTYAHCIKPVPSEEFWTTTEQLRPAPPPIKRPIGRPKVHNRNKDPAEAHMQGEKLKRSFQVTCSKCNEKGHNYKTCKGAPSNPTTRPKKKKPKKTVDNSQALVLLPLSKSAPPPEDQNQSQGEKMTEPSTGEAAGFAPVPAPFMAQPSAPAQTPFRPPSQVPRMDQPDFNAAAHTFRPKQPIVRPPTSANPPTNPTPHTKKTPTSRGPSKETMKAATSATKRILKPQKK